One genomic segment of Ricinus communis isolate WT05 ecotype wild-type chromosome 5, ASM1957865v1, whole genome shotgun sequence includes these proteins:
- the LOC8275153 gene encoding shaggy-related protein kinase eta, with the protein MADDKEMAARVVDSNDPVTGHIISTTIGGKNGEPKQTISYMAERVVGTGSFGIVFQAKCLETGETVAIKKVLQDKRYKNRELQLMRVMDHPNVISLKHCFFSTTNNNELFLNLVMEYVPESMYRVLKHYSNAKQTMPLVYVKLYMYQIFRGLAYIHTVPGVCHRDLKPQNILVDPLTHQVKLCDFGSAKVLVKGEANISYICSRFYRAPELIFGATEYTTSIDIWSAGCVLAELLLGQPLFPGENAVDQLVEIIKVLGTPTREEIRCMNPNYTDFRFPQIKAHPWHKVFHKRMPPEAIDLASRLLQYSPSLRCTALEACAHPFFDELREPNARLPNGRPLPPLFNFKQELNGASPELVNKLIPDHMKRQMGLNFLHLAGT; encoded by the exons ATGGCTGACGATAAG GAAATGGCTGCTCGCGTTGTTGATAGCAACGATCCGGTGACTGGTCACATCATTTCCACTACTATAGGAGGTAAAAATGGAGAACCTAAGCAG ACAATCAGTTATATGGCAGAGCGCGTTGTGGGGACTGGGTCATTTGGTATAGTTTTTCAG GCAAAATGCTTAGAAACTGGGGAGACTGTGGCGATAAAGAAGGTTTTGCAGGACAAAAGATACAAGAACCGAGAACTGCAGCTAATGCGTGTGATGGATCATCCAAATGTGATTTCTCTGAAGCATTGTTTCTTTTCGACAACAAATAACAATGAACTCTTTCTGAATTTGGTCATGGAATATGTTCCGGAGAGCATGTATCGGGTTTTGAAGCATTACAGCAATGCAAAACAGACTATGCCATTAGTTTATGTGAAACTTTACATGTACCAG ATTTTTAGGGGACTGGCCTATATCCACACTGTTCCTGGAGTATGCCACCGGGACTTGAAGCCTCAAAACATTTTG GTTGATCCCCTTACGCACCAGGTCAAGCTGTGTGATTTTGGAAGTGCAAAAGTGCTA GTCAAAGGTGAAGCCAACATATCGTACATATGTTCTCGTTTCTATCGGGCTCCAGAGCTTATATTTGGTGCTACAGAGTACACAACCTCAATTGATATATGGTCTGCTGGTTGCGTCCTTGCTGAGCTTCTTCTGGGCCAG CCACTATTTCCTGGAGAAAATGCAGTGGACCAACTTGTAGAGATTATTAAG GTTCTTGGCACCCCAACCCGAGAGGAAATTCGCTGTATGAACCCAAATTATACTGATTTTAGGTTTCCACAGATAAAGGCACACCCGTGGCACAAG GTTTTCCACAAAAGGATGCCTCCGGAAGCAATTGATCTTGCGTCACGACTACTACAGTATTCCCCAAGTCTACGATGCACAGCA CTAGAAGCATGTGCACATCCTTTCTTTGATGAGCTCCGAGAACCCAATGCTCGCCTACCAAATGGTCGACCTTTACCGCCACTCTTCAACTTTAAACAAGAA TTAAATGGGGCTTCTCCTGAGCTTGTGAACAAGCTTATACCTGATCATATGAAAAGGCAAATGGGTCTAAACTTTTTGCACCTGGCTGGGACATGA